Within Desmodus rotundus isolate HL8 chromosome 6, HLdesRot8A.1, whole genome shotgun sequence, the genomic segment CCACTATGAAACCACAAAGCCTCTCAAAGTTGTATTAATTGAATTATCGCTGCACTCAAGTCATCGGCTCCTGAAAGCTACCTCTGATTCAGACTTTTTTCCCCATGCCCATTATGAGAAGCTCACAGTCCTCAGTAATGCAGATGGTATTTCTAGGCGAGGGAAACATAAATGACAGGAGCTGTACCGGCCATGACTCTAATCTCGGTTACTGAAGAACGGTCTCATCTTTCAGCTGGtaacaaatgttctttttttccaaagaCATTTCCATAACAGCAGGGGTACCAATGGGACATCGGGGTGTTAAGTCATACACATATTTGCTACTCCAGGAAACCTAGTTCTTTGACATCGactgaacattttctttcttcaatttaatgttttcactttctccattttcccctcaatATTGTTTCTCTAAATTCTTAAgctaacagaaataaaatttcaactcGACGTAAAGTTTTCACAgagctatttaaaaattcataatctACAGTAAAACCAACTCACCAACTGGATGAATGATGGTGTTCTGTAGGCTTGGAATTACCACAGAGTAGGTAGGTGAGCGATAAGGATAAATTGTTGTAGGGTTTGTAGAGGTGATATTCTGTGTGGTACCAGAAAATACATTGGAAACACTCAGAGGGAAGCGTTTTCGCTTCCCTGGCCGAGGCTGATAAACCCAACCTATAGAAGaagataaactatttttaatctGCACATATAGACCCCATTTAGCCTTTAAATAGTTCTTTACATACAAGGTGaagcaaaattaggtttacagttgttggtatgaaagacaatacaataattaatgaataatgcaagaataaactctgttctacatacaactataaacctacttttaccctaCCCTGTATTAAAAGTCCataatgtttctgttttttaaaaaataagttattgcCTAAATTATCTTTTCAGCTCTATAATACTACTTCTGTGTATTTTAGCATATATATCCATATTCTTCTAACTGTGGCCAACATTGTAACCCATGATTCCAAGGAAGACAAAGTCAAATGTCTTATACCCAAAGACACATCGAATCTGTAGTAAAATCAGCATTAAAGGCACTGAGTTTGCATCCCAAAGCTTTTCTTCTACCTATAAAACAAAGCTCCAGTAAGACAGTATTCATGTcctcctgttttcttcctttctataaGATACAAGTGTCTCTATCTTGCACTGAAATTGTCACTAATGAGCAATCACTATTTCTATGCCTAACTTAGGAAGAGTCGCTCACCTAGACCTGGCAGTCTCCACGTCCACAAACCACCTAACTTCCTTCCAAAGCCAGAGGAGTGGAGCTATGGCAGCAATACTCACTGTATAACCCAAAGGACAGCTGGTTCCCTATAatcactgcctctgcccacctcattgcactcccccccactccccaaccTCTTTGCTcatactttagaaaaaaataattgtttttctacCATGCACAGTCATGTTGGCTGCTGTCCACTGTGCATTCACCCAAGCTTAATCTTAATGTCCTTGCTGCTGGGGAGGAAATCAGAATTCATTTCAAACTACATCATAGTAAAGATAAATCTCTCCACCAGAATGCAGGACTATGTCCTGATAACTATACATATTAAAATAGAGCATGGCCTTATGTTAATACCTGCATTCTCATTGTCTTTAAGTGGGCACTGCATTTTTTCTAttgctataattttaaaacttcattttctaGTATGGGGAGAACCCCCCAAATacacaattatttataaaaaattgtgtatttattcttacatgtttaaacttcagtcaccttcaataTACTCTCCATTTAATATACCTACTgagttttttccactgctctaaacagtttttaaacttgtttttgattttgatgacttttagtgcttctgccatttttttgtttcacctcttccacatcagcaaaaggtttccctttgaggacttttttcatccagggaagcCAAAAAAAGTTGCTTGAAGGTAAGATTAcatgaatagagagggtggggcatgtgGGAGTCACGCCATTttcggtcaaaaactgctgaacactcagtgcagcgTGGGCAGGTGCattcgtaaatcacccatcatgaaatagtcaaactcattaagtcttcaaaaaaaacctcactgaagctatacgcagcctctcacaacaacgccagctggcacactgctacagatgggttcctagaacattcacctagttAGGGAAGCCTCTACTACAAGGGGTTCACCCTTTGGAAAATAATTCCAGtctttttgggtcccccctcgtatTATAGCCTAGAACTCTGGAGCTTTTACCTTcataattttatatctatatatttcatCAAAAGCACAGTAAAACTGTATGTTGCCTAGTTTGCATTACCTAGCAAATAAGAGCCCAGATATCCCTCCACTTGGTTCTGTTTAAGGAAACTGATGCCCAGTAACAATTCCATCTTTAGcagttgtttttttattgtaCATATCAGACTAGAAAAAACATTACACATTGTTTCTTTCAATCTTAGCCTAACCTAATCTTTacctaaataaattaatttaaaagaaatgagcttTGTTCGATTCATTTAATTACCAGGAAATTcctctctgtgtttttctttaatcttttgtGCTTCATCGTAATACGGTTTCTTTTGTTCTTCACTAAGTTTGTTCCACTCCAACCCGAGCTGGACACTGATTTCTGCATTGTTGGCTGCTGGGTTAGCTTTGGCTAGTGCTGGCCGGTGGATCCTCGCCCAAACCATGAAGGCATTCATGGGTCGCTTCACATGACCATTTCTGTCCTTACTGAAGGGAGTATCTGGTATTCCTACGTAACAAAAGTTAAGAGACTAAATTAACACGTCACAGACATACACGCAATTTCTAAGTGAAATGCAccatttacattgatttttttaaatagctggaGAAAATATACACTTAAATGGACAAAGAACTGCCAGTGTTCTAGAACTCCTCATCACCCCCAAACTCAGCATTCTAAACTGTAGCTCGGATGGCTCTGTTCCTCAACAAAATGTGTTGTTGAAGACATTGTGGGGTAGTGTTAAAGACAGTAAACTGCTGGCTTATTACTTCTTTGAACTTTATCAATACCTCTAAAAATCATTAGCATTTACTTTATCTCCCactaaaaatattctattaatgGGACACAAGAACTATGATTTATTGATGACTATAATCCTAGCACTAGGTAGGTGTTTTCAAAATGTTGAAAGGAACTCGTTTACATGCTGGTGTGGTGCCCATTcaagcaaaaatatttataatattataaaactatattagttttatttaattatgaagGTGAAGCTCCTATCAAAATGGGTCATCAACACTATTCCCATGTCCTGggagaaaattaataaaagtgactttttaagAGTCACAGATCcagttgaaattaaaataaagttgacTAAATTCACATCTGTTATATAATTTATCAAAAACAATTGTCTATAAACTTCTCCTtttgtttgtgcatttttttaagtgcacaaagTATGAATTAAGTATTGTGAAGaaagtcttccctttcttttctttagaaaataaaaacatttaaaatctattGAAGATAAACACAAGGTGGGGTAAGAAGAATCAGTAAAGGAAAtaacaaacaataaatataaaagttaatgaaaatatgaaaattaatgatTTCCCATGACATTCATTAGCATAGTGTTTTGTCTGAATTAAGccttaaaataagaattttctaactctatatttggaaataatggacagaaataaaatatttacttatagtTGTTACCAAAGTTAActatagtcattttttaaaaaacaatttttctaacTTATtctatagtattttctttttccaaatttctttaaGTCCTTAgcttttataaaactaaaatgataGTTTTCTCCTAGAAGAATGtttactatacatttttaaagaagaaaaatcacctCTAAATTCAGTAAAACTTTCCTGTTTAATAATATCCATTTTTTCATTAAGcaccattttttcttcttgttacacataaaaatattgagCTACtgtaatacaatattttaattttgttatctgCAGCATATAAACCGAGGGCTTTGTATTATccagcaaaaatatttctatttttatgtgtaaACTTTAGTAACATCTAAATCTCAGCTTCACTGGGtcttaaaacagattttttttttaaatgtttggtaatttTGAACGTGTTAGTGTATTTTACTGGAATACGTGCAAGTCAATCAGAAGCGATACCTGTGCAGGCTTTGCCCTGAAAAGAATCGGttccatgattttattttctagtttaggCTTCTGAACTGCTGACATGTCAGCTATGGGGCAACATAGACGAAATCTGAAAACCAGATTCCCCTGGCGTCTAATACCTGCATCTGAGGGAAGCACGGTGAGCGGGACATCTTTGGTTTCAATTTTTACAGAAGGCTCCAGTAAGGATTGCATTTTAAGAGGCACTGGTGTCAAGGGGACCTTGGTCAAGCGTATCAGCTCTGAAGGTGGAGGTCCCTGGAATTGGATCTGGGCCCCAGGGGAGACGGTGTGGACAGTCAAAGGGATCCTAAGGTCTTGATGGTGCGGCCCAAAGGCGCTGGACGGTTGGGCCAGGAAGACCTCCTTGCTGCCATGGAGCAGCCCATTAGACGCGGACTCCCTGTCAAGCCTGCAGTCCTCGTGGAGTTTCTCAGGCTCCTCGGTTTTGATGATTCCTTCTCTGATGGCCGCCAGACTTTTGCCTTCCCAGCCTTTCTCCGGGTCCTTCATTACCTCCTCCGCCTCCAACTTGCCCTTCTTCCGGTCCCCTCGGCGACTCTCCAGGGCCGACCCAGGGCCTTCCGCCTTGGCCGTCCTGGAGGTCCTCGGGCCCACCTCGACTGCCCTCCGAGGCCCCACCGAGGGATCCAAGTCCCGCCCGAGCTCCTGCTTCTCCACCTTGACCTGCAGCGCCCGGGGCTGCAACGTGTGCAACTCGGGCCTGCAGGGGACGCCCTCGGGCGTGGGCGGTGGCGGCAGCAACAGCAGTTCCGGCCGCAGTTCGGACCGCAGCTGCCGCAGCCGCGCCTGCGCGGGCGAGGCGCTGGCGTCTTCGTCCTGGGCCTGAGGCAGTGGTGGCCCTGGCGGCAGCAGCAACACCTGCTCCGACTTCACCTTGAACAGGCGCCTTGCCAACGGCTGTACGCCCGACGCGGCTGCCTCCCCGCACGGCGAAGCCACGGTCGCAATGGCGGCCGTGCACAGGGCTGGAGGCGACAATGGGGGCTCCGCGGCCGCTGCCCGAAACGGGGTGCCCTCGACTGGCGGCTGGGGCGGAGCGGGGCGCAGTGGACGCGGCGGGGTGGCCCGTGGCAGTTGGCGTGGCTGAGGTGGCGGCTCCCGCCTGGTTCTCTCCATGGGGGCAGAGGGTCGCCCCGGCCTAGTCCAGGACCGGATTGTGAGCTCAGCCGTTTGTTGGcgacctccccctccctctttcgGTTAAGACCCTTCCAAGGCCTTTGCTACCCAGAACCCTATGCGGTTCAAAAAGAAGCCCTCTGTCGTGGCCTCGCCCAATCACAAGCGTCCCAGTACCCCCGTACCGCCAATTAACAGGCGCGTTCTCCGGCTCCTCCCGCCCTCCACTCTCGCCTTGTGCAGAGCTTCGAATCACCCGCAATGGCCCGAGCCGAGGCCGCTGCACGTGCtgcccatttcccccatttttctcTGACTCTTCCTCTCTTCTGGAGTTCTCTTAGGGCTGACCGTTGTCCTTAGttacccctcccccgcccagagGGCCAGACAATGGTGTTGCCCAGGAAACTGTGGTTCTGCATCGCGTACCTCCAGGTGATAAAGTCGCGTGAGTCCCTTACATGGTCTGGGGAACCCAGCCTTGTACCTGGGGTTTGCTTGTGCTGTGAGGGGACACAGTGGACCTTGAGCATCACAGGGGCCTTTGGGTGTTTGccaaagggaaaaggaggaaattttGCAACTTCCCAATAACCCCATTAGTTAATTCCCTTGCTGGGCAGGATGTTTGTGTGATTGTGCTAGTTGAACTTTAATCACCAGTCCTGTGGACCCGGCTTGTATATTACATCTCAGATTCATCCACTTCTTTCCGTTTTCTCACCATTGCTTTGTTCCAAGCGTCCGTCATCTTTCACCTGGATACTGCTGTAGCACTGTAAATCATACCCCTGCTTTTTACTTTTGTCCCTTGTATTCCACCTGCTAGGGATCTTACAAAAATACAAATCTTAGTTCTGTCACACTCCACTCTCCTGAATCTTACCATGGCTCCCATTGGCTGCCTGATAAAGGTCTAATGTACTTGACAAAGCCTATAAAACCCCAAATAGGTCGGGTTCTAGCTCTACTCCTAGTCGCCATTCTAGTCCTGGCACTGTGGGGTCCAGCGACACTGGCTTCTCATCATCCACTCTCCTACCTCAAGGTCTTTGGATATGCCCCCAGTGCTAGTCCTCCCTTAACTCCTTCAGCTCATCTTTCAAATTGAGCTCAATAAGCACTTACTCAGAGAAGTATTCTGTGACTCTGAAAATCAGGTCCAATCTCTTTTATGTAGCCATACCTCTATCACTTCTCTTAAAGCTCTTACCACAAtgcataattatatattattattattattattattaaatatcatCATAGTAGtatatattatactatactatatatactatatagtatatattgttaaatatgaccaaggaaaacaaaaaagtcttgtatttattaacatttgctacattctaaatgatatacTAACTAAAAGCCATAAATTTATCTTGAAACAGATATTTTTAACCAAGACAAGTTTTCTCTGAAAGAAGACCTGCCCcaattctcttatttatttattttgaagaagtttttggaaaagctttattgagatacaactAATATACCATAAagttcatccatttaaagtgtatgATTCAATGGCTTTTGTATGTTGTGACTATCTGTGAGTTTTGTATACATCAccataatcaattttagaacattttcattaccccccAAATAAACCCTGCACTTCTTAGCTGTCACCTGCTAATGCTTCATTCCCCCTAGCAGTAGGCAACCGTTTCCTATCTTGATAcatttgtctattctggacatttcatgtaaatgcaaTTCAATTATATGTTGTTACATGGTCCTTTGTGACTGACTTCTGTCACTTATCATAGTGTCCTCAAGGCTCATCTATGTTGTAACATATGTCAGaacttcatttctctttattgctgaataatattctattgtataaatataccacattttaattatgtattaatCAGTTGACAGAAATTTGGGTTTTATctccttttggctattatgaacaaCACTGCTACAACTGTTTGTGTACAACTTAGTGTATGACATAcgtttttatcatatttttattactattctcCTTACACCCTGTTTcacctcaaccctcccctccccctacttCCCCTGCacttaccacactgttgtctgtgtccatgtgtcctttttctttttttgctcaatccctccaccctcaacTCCCCCCCCATAACTATAACCTGCTttccatttatgagtctgtctctattttgcttgttagttcagtgatcttgagaaagaaggacaaagttggaagactcctgatacctaatatcaaactatattataaggccacaataatcaaaacagcatagtactgcataaaaacagacacatagatcaatggaacagaacagagagcccagaaataaacccatatctttatagtcaattaatatttgacagaggaagcaagcacatacaatgggctaaaaagagtttattcaataaatgctgttgggacaATTGGACAGATAGgcatagaaaaatgaaactagaccaccttacatgatacacaagaataaattcaaaatggattaaaatcttaaatgtcagacctgaagccataaaaatcatagaagagaacataggcagcaaaatctcagacaatgctcatagcaatattttatctgatatatcatttcaggcaagggaaacaaaactgaaaaataaacaaatggggctacatcaaactaaaacatttttgtacagcaaaggaaatcattaacaaaataaaaagacagtctacagaatgagagaacatattcactgatacatgtgataagggcttaatatccaagatttataaagaacttctaaaactcaacaccaaaataaaacaacacagttaaaaaatggccaaaggacctgaatagatacttctccaaagaggacatacagatagccaatgaacatatgaaaagatgttcaatgttactaatcatcagagaattttTGTCAGAATGGCACTCATCAgtaatcaacaaacagcaagtaccagcaaggatgtagagaaatggggatccttttgcactgttggtgggagcacagattggttcagccactgtggaaagcagtatggagttacatcaaaaaattaaatgaagctGCCTTATgattcagtgattccacttctggtaaattatccaaagaaacccaaaacactaatttgaaagaatgtcaACAACCTatactcattgcagcattatttacaatagccaagatttggaagcatcccaagtgtccatcagtagataagtgggtAAGACAACCATGGtgcatttatacagtggaatgctacttggccataaaaaagaagaaaattttacccctcgcagcagcatggatgggtatggaaaacatcatgctaagtgaaataagccagtcagagaaaggcaaataccatatgatttcacttgtatgttggatctagtgaacaaactgaactaacaagcaaaatacggACAGACTATCTttgagggagggagatagagagggagagaaacatcgatcatttgcctctcataaaatgccccaactgggaatcagacATACAAgctgggcatgtgctctgaccaagaattgaaccagcaacctttcactttgtggaatgatgctcaaccaactgagccacactggtcagggctgccccaattctctttctttgtttttttaaattaatttattttttaaagattgtatttatttatttttagagagagaggaagggagggagaaagagagggtttCTTATCTCTGTTGTCAAATGTAGCTAACAGGAGTTTTTACGCCTGGCAGTTTTTACACAAgggtagtggttctcaaacttttctaTCCTAGTGAAACGGGAAAAGTTGGTGTGTGTGCTctctgtcactaccagaaccaatatatagacagggattgaatcttaatgggtgctttattcaaatgctggtgatctgagaatatgacgggttatgtaccctaaaattCATCTTAACATCTCACCTCAAGCCGACCTTTTGATAAGAAGAAGACAAGGGTAAAtaaggggtttgggaaaaaggttaatcagGTAAGAGGTGCAGTCTCGAGGCAATTTTACTGGTCTTTATCTgatgatcaacaattctttatctgcctcACCACTGTTTCCTCCCTGGAACAGAGGCTCAGACACTACTGCTTGCAGACGCCctgggcacaaaggttgaattgcttgtctaCCACCTGAAGTCACGTAGGTCAcgtattccagttcctggaataacagctttccacaggcATTAATCACATAAGCCTATCAAAATACTgcagctaaaatctttaactctttatgtggtgaatcacatttattgatttttgaatgttgtaccaactttgcattcctggaataaatcccacttgatcctggtgtatgatctttttgatgcattgctgtataaAATCTTTTAACTCTTCAGTTCCCCTATCATCCAGACACTTTCACATGCAAATGATTGAAGAGTacaaagagcttttatttatGTGGCTTTATCTATCAGTATTTgctgtattataaataaaaactgaggacttaaaaaatatttaattatcaaCTAATTAAGATATCAATACTAAACCAATTACATGTTGACATAACATATTTTCATGataaaactgttttccaaaaaaaCAGGAGAGTGGCATTGTGAATCTAATGTCtggcttaattaaaaaaaatgcattgtaTTCTCATGTCTGCTTCTGCTTTCAATCTGTTGTGATTCACATGTCATACAGGCTCTAGAAAGCTTCTCTGTACATTCAGGAGAGATTATAGTGAAAAAGGCAAATGTTATTTTAGAGTAATTATGAAAATTGTATTAACCTAGCCGAACTAGGGTTTAACTGATAAAGCCAAGTATGGGCATAAACAGGGGCCGataaaagaggcagagaaagaaattaagttagTGTTGATTTCGGAAAAGGCTAGTTAATTCAATTTGAATTAGTAATTCAGAAAAAGTGGTGTGACAGTCCTCTGGGACAGCAATGCAAACTGTGTGAGAAGTGTGTTTTCAGCAGAAAGCGAACTTTAAAAtcaaaaacagctttattgaagtttgatttatacaattaaatgtaaaattcagtgAGTTTTAATAAGTTTATAAAGTTCCATAACAATCATTACAATCCAGTTATAGAGCATTGTCTTTTTCTTGACAGTGTTTTGTAATTCCCAGCgaacacttctttttttaatttattcctgAATATTTTTTGATGCTGTTCTgaatgtaattgttttctttctttttttagattttatttatttatttttagagagaggggaagggaaggaaaaagagagggagagaaacatcaatgtgtgcttacctctcacgcaccccctgcTGAGGACATGGCcgcaacccaggagtgtgccctgactgggaatggaaccgacAACccttggttcacaagctggcactcgatccactgagccacaccagccaagggctgtaattgttttcttaacttcatttCCTGTTGGTTGTATATTTTCATTGCCTTATTGCCCTAGATAAAAGCTCCAGTTCAATGTTGAAGTgatgagagtggacatccttgttttgTATCCAATGTTAGGGGGAAAGCATTATCTTTGATCTTTAATTTTGATGATAGTTGTAGGTTTTATGTagaagtttccttctattcctagtttgtggAGAACTCATCATCTATGTTTGTTGGATTTTATCGAATGCCTTTTCtatatctattgagatgattatatGGCTTTCTACATTATTCCAGGAGTCAGCAACATTTTCCAGAAAGGGTCATGTAATAAATAGTGTTTTGGTTTTGTGAGCTCTGTGATCTCTGTTGCAACCAATCAACTCTGTTGTAGCATGAAAGCAATTATAGACAACATGTGAATGAATGGGTGTGATTGTGTTTCAGTAAACcttaatttacaaaaacaaaagcttgCCAGATTGGGCCAGggggctgtagtttgctgatcCCTGCTTTATTCTATTTGTATGTGCATTACAGTAA encodes:
- the SOX30 gene encoding transcription factor SOX-30, which translates into the protein MERTRREPPPQPRQLPRATPPRPLRPAPPQPPVEGTPFRAAAAEPPLSPPALCTAAIATVASPCGEAAASGVQPLARRLFKVKSEQVLLLPPGPPLPQAQDEDASASPAQARLRQLRSELRPELLLLPPPPTPEGVPCRPELHTLQPRALQVKVEKQELGRDLDPSVGPRRAVEVGPRTSRTAKAEGPGSALESRRGDRKKGKLEAEEVMKDPEKGWEGKSLAAIREGIIKTEEPEKLHEDCRLDRESASNGLLHGSKEVFLAQPSSAFGPHHQDLRIPLTVHTVSPGAQIQFQGPPPSELIRLTKVPLTPVPLKMQSLLEPSVKIETKDVPLTVLPSDAGIPDTPFSKDRNGHVKRPMNAFMVWARIHRPALAKANPAANNAEISVQLGLEWNKLSEEQKKPYYDEAQKIKEKHREEFPGWVYQPRPGKRKRFPLSVSNVFSGTTQNITSTNPTTIYPYRSPTYSVVIPSLQNTIIHPVGEAPPAIQLPTPAVQRLSPITLFQPTISSTAQVAVQAPSLPLRPALPPQCFAGPSQTDAHQLPSEANHSVKRPTPVSPESTNRLSSSASTAHARFAASTIQPPKEYPSVSTCPRSAPIPQAPPLPHSHVYQPAPLGHPATLFGTPPRFSFHHPYFLPGPHYFPSSTCPYSRPPFAYGNFPSSMPECLGYYEDRYQKHEAMFSALNRDYSFRDYTDERAHSEDSRSCESVDGTPYYTSHSLGGEEYLTLVPQLDIGVLENVLTVPTSTPSSVQQVNVTDSDEEKEEKVLRNL